Proteins encoded together in one Impatiens glandulifera chromosome 1, dImpGla2.1, whole genome shotgun sequence window:
- the LOC124945840 gene encoding protein MODIFIER OF SNC1 1-like isoform X2: protein MSSNMLVGEKRWVSSRRTGMTLLGKVVVPKPINLPSQRLENHGLDPNAEIVPKGTINWGNRSSLSTVNAWNSLASSPKSDAGSGFSSDVSARPSSGGSGTRPSTAASDRVHESVPSAWGSNSRPSSASGPLSSNQSSLTSLRPRSAETRPGSSQLSRFAEPLADNSVTLIPSDISEKSLISQGGLSSTSDGFNLSCGDFPTLGSQKGNSGKNTDYRDNGSDSRPRSSSSMAASVKEKKADASIGDASINSNVKTENVDTWRRDGSEHFEDGAKHNVVNWQGGDTHAYPNPNMPPQLVDAWHGHPGVWYRGPPLGPGGFPLDPFPYYGPQIQTAGLANSRPMAPPNNRPRGHHPGNPDHWPHIPDTYMHPSMPIRPGFYSSPMPYESYYRPPMVFSSSKEHDIPFNGTPPGPPVYNRYSVENSSNPGKEHARDVCAGKSFSSEHVESGYQNNNQGQCKILLKQHHEVARKEDSSDWKQTVPMMSTSKVDKRGLVQTLVKDERGNGRTNESGRHHKQDTRSWSVGNQKHDSNTSKSNVYFNSSNMNAVDFDSATNSHNSASSVSSTPKPILVEKIEGLNAKARVSEGLLNVGVNVRGNNYHANDKNREGRDHHSIHSEETDVPMRHMNPNPTAFNNGGADLPRVPGHGMQGKLDHHHHGKRFNAQGGDGWQKKPHTVEVATVISGGNIHLQTPEDAVEKQSRTNYKGSKVEEEHSFSEFDISNDERAKMRETAKERAKQLQREEEERTKDLKAKALAKLEELNKRAQPAFGLVQKVETPGSASVVEQERTKEELKAKALGKKLEEVNKSVQPAYGLVQKVKTPGSASVAEQEKRETNLSTTSTLDSSNARVVVVAEGNPMNEPCHTDSTECKAVPPPSEGNIMLSRHKAMGHNYKQKENGGTRGKMMILTEKSSAATTVPGNPNEGGVVDKETTLSLKNVADSPAAADNNRKKNNRSNKMKPKLDDDATTVKNSSQQASAEFPETVSKDHSVRSDLVQKDTVTTIEEEADSRIINHNMKTGRARSFPKNQQTNRKFEKFRGGSDCVIWAPVRAQNNTEENGKKTCDEIPTVGKGETEEGGENNEKKKNKKRAEVKRYVPKPVVVAMGGDTQLTPPDEVVVAVEEKEESGSQKMVCPDHQHPLYKQKKTHGWRQRESSTNGQSSKGVETKSCDVGNAEVDYSGSFPDEESKGFHVDERGMRRYTKEKSPMHFNNGGNNPDKKMATTGQKEKGDNNALKENRGSGDRNAASSHWQPKSQQSNSSSSSRVEQEVVVAVKKESKITLAPVPAVVEYSSSLSHDNNNNVEEDTRLLSKNGNQNSRYGKSSSYQYHNNNNNRERQRQKDNYSRMEYKPVGGQKHNNSHFEEETGESSSSRNNTTRYYREKNQSHSAVHY, encoded by the exons ATGAGTTCAAACATGCTTGTTGGAGAGAAAAG ATGGGTTTCATCAAGAAGAACTGGCATGACTCTCTTGGGAAAGGTTGTTGTCCCTAAACCAATAAATTTACCCAGTCAAAG GTTGGAAAATCATGGATTGGACCCAAATGCTGAAATTGTTCCCAA GGGTACCATTAACTGGGGAAATCGATCTTCATTATCCACAGTCAATGCTTGGAATTCTTTAGCATCATCTCCAAAAAGTGATGCTGGCAGTGGCTTTTCAAGTGATGTCAGTGCTCGCCCATCTTCGGGTGGAAGCGGTACTCGGCCATCAACTGCAGCTAGTGATAGAGTGCATGAATCTGTTCCAAGTGCTTGGGGTTCAAATTCTAGACCATCATCAGCCTCTGGACCATTGTCATCAAACCAATCATCATTGACATCATTACGTCCCCGCAGTGCAGAAACAAGGCCTGGTAGCTCACAGTTGTCAAGGTTTGCTGAGCCTTTAGCTGACAATTCAGTTACTTTGATTCCATCTGATATATCAGAGAAATCG TTAATCTCACAGGGTGGATTGTCTTCTACAAGTGATGGGTTCAATCTGAGCTGTGGGGACTTCCCAACTCTTGGTTCACAAAAAGGGAACTCTGGAAAAAATACAGATTACAGAG ATAATGGATCAGATTCTCGTCCTAGATCCTCATCTAGTATGGCAGCTTCAGTGAAGGAGAAAAAGGCAGATGCCTCCATTG GTGATGCTTctataaattcaaatgtgaagaCCGAAAATGTTGATACTTGGAGAAGAGATGGCTCTGAACACTTCGAAGATGGAGCCAAGCATAATGTAGTGAATTGGCAAGGGGGAGATACACATGCCTACCCTAATCCCAACATGCCACCTCAGCTTGTAGATGCATGGCATGGACATCCAGGTGTTTGGTATAGAGGACCTCCTCTTGGACCTGGTGGTTTTCCACTTGACCCTTTTCCTTATTATGGTCCTCAAATTCAAACTGCTGGATTAGCAAACTCACGGCCAATGGCACCCCCCAATAATCGACCAAGGGGGCACCATCCTGGGAATCCTGATCATTGGCCCCACATTCCTGACACTTATATGCACCCTTCTATGCCAATAAGGCCTGGTTTTTATTCTTCGCCGATGCCTTATGAAAGTTACTATAGACCACCAATGGTCTTTAGTTCCTCCAAAGAACATGATATTCCGTTTAATGGTACACCACCTGGCCCCCCTGTTTATAACAGGTATTCTGTGGAAAATTCTTCCAATCCTGGTAAAGAGCACGCTAGAGATGTTTGTGCCGGAAAATCATTCAGCTCAGAACACGTGGAATCTGGTTATCAGAACAATAATCAAGGGCAATGCAAAATCCTTTTGAAGCAACATCACGAGGTTGCTAGGAAGGAGGATAGCAGCGATTGGAAGCAAACCGTCCCAATGATGAGCACTTCAAAAGTTGACAAAAGAGGCCTAGTACAGACATTAGTTAAGGATGAAAGAGGAAATGGCAGAACAAATGAGTCTGGAAGACATCATAAACAGGATACCAGATCATGGTCTGTTGGAAATCAGAAACACGATTCAAACACGTCCAAatcaaatgtttattttaacTCAAGTAACATGAATGCAGTTGATTTTGACTCGGCAACTAACTCTCATAATTCAGCATCAAGTGTTTCATCCACTCCAAAACCTATTTTAGTAGAGAAGATTGAAGGCCTAAATGCAAAAGCCCGGGTCTCTGAAGGGCTACTGAATGTAGGGGTTAATGTAAGAGGCAACAACTATCATGCAAATGATAAAAACCGTGAAGGCAGAGATCATCATTCTATCCATTCAGAGGAAACAGATGTTCCTATGCGACACATGAACCCCAACCCAACAGCTTTTAATAATGGAGGAGCTGATCTTCCAAG GGTACCTGGTCATGGCATGCAAGGCAAacttgatcatcatcatcatggtAAAAGGTTCAATGCTCAAGGTGGCGATGGATGGCAAAAGAAGCCTCACACTGTTGAGGTTGCAACCGTTATTTCAGGGGGAAATATCCATCTCCAGACTCCTGAAGATGCTGTTGAGAAACAATCTAGAACCAACTATAAAGGCAGCAAGGTTGAAGAAGAACATTCATTTTCGGAGTTTGATATCAGCAATGACGAG CGTGCTAAGATGAGAGAGACGGCTAAGGAGCGTGCAAAGCAGTTGCagagggaagaagaagagagaacaAAAGATCTGAAAGCAAAGGCTCTGGCAAAGCTGGAAGAGTTGAATAAACGCGCTCAGCCTGCTTTTGGCTTAGTTCAGAAGGTGGAAACACCTGGATCCGCCAGTGTTGTTGAACAAGAGAGAACAAAAGAGGAGCTGAAAGCAAAGGCTTTGGGAAAAAAGCTGGAAGAAGTGAATAAAAGCGTTCAGCCTGCTTATGGTTTGGTTCAGAAGGTGAAAACACCTGGATCCGCTAGTGTCGCTGAACAAGAGAAAAGGGAGACTAATTTGTCTACCACCTCAACCCTAGATTCTTCCAATGCCAGAGTAGTAGTAGTTGCAGAAGGCAATCCTATGAATGAGCCATGTCATACTGATTCGACGGAGTGCAAAGCTGTTCCTCCACCCAGTGAAGGTAACATAATGCTGTCTAGACATAAAGCCATGGGCCATAACTATAAGCAGAAGGAGAATGGTGGTACCAGAGGTAAGATGATGATATTGACTGAGAAATCAAGTGCTGCTACAACAGTTCCAGGAAATCCAAATGAAGGAGGTGTTGTTGATAAAGAAACAACCCTAAGCTTGAAAAATGTAGCTGATTCTCCTGCTGCTGCAGATAACAACaggaagaaaaataataggAGCAACAAGATGAAGCCAAAGTTGGATGATGATGCAACAACTGTCAAGAATTCTTCTCAGCAGGCATCCGCTGAGTTCCCAGAAACTGTGTCAAAAGATCATTCTGTTAGAAGTGATCTAGTGCAGAAAGATACTGTTACGACTATTGAAGAAGAGGCAGATAGCAGAATAATAAATCACAACATGAAAACAGGACGAGCACGGTCTTTTCCTAAAAATCAGCAAACTAATAGGAAATTCGAGAAATTTCGAGGGGGTAGTGATTGTGTAATTTGGGCACCTGTGCGGGCCCAAAACAATACAGAGGAAAATGGAAAGAAGACGTGTGATGAAATTCCTACTGTTGGAAAAGGAGAAACTGAGGAGGGAGGGGAAAATAacgaaaagaagaagaataagaagaggGCTGAGGTGAAAAGGTATGTACCAAAACCAGTAGTAGTAGCTATGGGGGGCGACACACAACTGACACCACCAGATGAGGTAGTGGTAGCAGTAGAAGAGAAAGAGGAATCTGGCTCTCAGAAAATGGTGTGTCCTGACCACCAGCATCCTCTGTACAAGCAAAAGAAAACGCATGGTTGGCGCCAAAGGGAATCATCGACTAATGGACAATCTTCAAAGGGGGTAGAAACCAAGAGTTGTGATGTTGGGAATGCTGAAGTAGACTACTCAGGGAGCTTCCCTGATGAAGAATCAAAGGGATTCCATGTAGATGAGAGAGGTATGAGGCGATATACTAAAGAAAAGAGTCCCATGCATTTTAATAATGGGGGGAATAATCCTGATAAGAAAATGGCAACGACAGGCCAAAAGGAAAAGGGGGATAATAATGCTTTGAAAGAAAACCGTGGGTCTGGGGATCGAAATGCTGCATCTTCTCATTGGCAACCAAAATCCCAGCAGtcaaattcttcttcttcctccagaGTTGAGCAAGAAGTAGTTGTAGCAGTAAAGAAAGAAAGCAAAATTACTCTTGCTCCTGTTCCTGCTGTTGTTGAGTACTCATCATCATTATCccatgataataataataatgtagagGAGGATACGAGATTATTGTCCAAAAATGGAAACCAAAATAGCCGATATGGTAAGAGCAGCAGCTATCAATAccacaacaacaataataatcgTGAAAGGCAGAGACAGAAGGACAACTACTCACGAATGGAATACAAGCCAGTTGGTGGGCAGAAGCACAACAACAGCCACTTTGAAGAAGAAACTGGGGAAAGCAGTAGCTCGCGTAACAACACCACCAGATATTACAGGGAGAAGAATCAGAGTCACTCCGCAGTGCATTATTGA
- the LOC124945840 gene encoding protein MODIFIER OF SNC1 1-like isoform X3, translating to MSSNMLVGEKRWVSSRRTGMTLLGKVVVPKPINLPSQRLENHGLDPNAEIVPKGTINWGNRSSLSTVNAWNSLASSPKSDAGSGFSSDVSARPSSGGSGTRPSTAASDRVHESVPSAWGSNSRPSSASGPLSSNQSSLTSLRPRSAETRPGSSQLSRFAEPLADNSVTLIPSDISEKSGGLSSTSDGFNLSCGDFPTLGSQKGNSGKNTDYRDNGSDSRPRSSSSMAASVKEKKADASIGDASINSNVKTENVDTWRRDGSEHFEDGAKHNVVNWQGGDTHAYPNPNMPPQLVDAWHGHPGVWYRGPPLGPGGFPLDPFPYYGPQIQTAGLANSRPMAPPNNRPRGHHPGNPDHWPHIPDTYMHPSMPIRPGFYSSPMPYESYYRPPMVFSSSKEHDIPFNGTPPGPPVYNRYSVENSSNPGKEHARDVCAGKSFSSEHVESGYQNNNQGQCKILLKQHHEVARKEDSSDWKQTVPMMSTSKVDKRGLVQTLVKDERGNGRTNESGRHHKQDTRSWSVGNQKHDSNTSKSNVYFNSSNMNAVDFDSATNSHNSASSVSSTPKPILVEKIEGLNAKARVSEGLLNVGVNVRGNNYHANDKNREGRDHHSIHSEETDVPMRHMNPNPTAFNNGGADLPRVPGHGMQGKLDHHHHGKRFNAQGGDGWQKKPHTVEVATVISGGNIHLQTPEDAVEKQSRTNYKGSKVEEEHSFSEFDISNDEVQRAKMRETAKERAKQLQREEEERTKDLKAKALAKLEELNKRAQPAFGLVQKVETPGSASVVEQERTKEELKAKALGKKLEEVNKSVQPAYGLVQKVKTPGSASVAEQEKRETNLSTTSTLDSSNARVVVVAEGNPMNEPCHTDSTECKAVPPPSEGNIMLSRHKAMGHNYKQKENGGTRGKMMILTEKSSAATTVPGNPNEGGVVDKETTLSLKNVADSPAAADNNRKKNNRSNKMKPKLDDDATTVKNSSQQASAEFPETVSKDHSVRSDLVQKDTVTTIEEEADSRIINHNMKTGRARSFPKNQQTNRKFEKFRGGSDCVIWAPVRAQNNTEENGKKTCDEIPTVGKGETEEGGENNEKKKNKKRAEVKRYVPKPVVVAMGGDTQLTPPDEVVVAVEEKEESGSQKMVCPDHQHPLYKQKKTHGWRQRESSTNGQSSKGVETKSCDVGNAEVDYSGSFPDEESKGFHVDERGMRRYTKEKSPMHFNNGGNNPDKKMATTGQKEKGDNNALKENRGSGDRNAASSHWQPKSQQSNSSSSSRVEQEVVVAVKKESKITLAPVPAVVEYSSSLSHDNNNNVEEDTRLLSKNGNQNSRYGKSSSYQYHNNNNNRERQRQKDNYSRMEYKPVGGQKHNNSHFEEETGESSSSRNNTTRYYREKNQSHSAVHY from the exons ATGAGTTCAAACATGCTTGTTGGAGAGAAAAG ATGGGTTTCATCAAGAAGAACTGGCATGACTCTCTTGGGAAAGGTTGTTGTCCCTAAACCAATAAATTTACCCAGTCAAAG GTTGGAAAATCATGGATTGGACCCAAATGCTGAAATTGTTCCCAA GGGTACCATTAACTGGGGAAATCGATCTTCATTATCCACAGTCAATGCTTGGAATTCTTTAGCATCATCTCCAAAAAGTGATGCTGGCAGTGGCTTTTCAAGTGATGTCAGTGCTCGCCCATCTTCGGGTGGAAGCGGTACTCGGCCATCAACTGCAGCTAGTGATAGAGTGCATGAATCTGTTCCAAGTGCTTGGGGTTCAAATTCTAGACCATCATCAGCCTCTGGACCATTGTCATCAAACCAATCATCATTGACATCATTACGTCCCCGCAGTGCAGAAACAAGGCCTGGTAGCTCACAGTTGTCAAGGTTTGCTGAGCCTTTAGCTGACAATTCAGTTACTTTGATTCCATCTGATATATCAGAGAAATCG GGTGGATTGTCTTCTACAAGTGATGGGTTCAATCTGAGCTGTGGGGACTTCCCAACTCTTGGTTCACAAAAAGGGAACTCTGGAAAAAATACAGATTACAGAG ATAATGGATCAGATTCTCGTCCTAGATCCTCATCTAGTATGGCAGCTTCAGTGAAGGAGAAAAAGGCAGATGCCTCCATTG GTGATGCTTctataaattcaaatgtgaagaCCGAAAATGTTGATACTTGGAGAAGAGATGGCTCTGAACACTTCGAAGATGGAGCCAAGCATAATGTAGTGAATTGGCAAGGGGGAGATACACATGCCTACCCTAATCCCAACATGCCACCTCAGCTTGTAGATGCATGGCATGGACATCCAGGTGTTTGGTATAGAGGACCTCCTCTTGGACCTGGTGGTTTTCCACTTGACCCTTTTCCTTATTATGGTCCTCAAATTCAAACTGCTGGATTAGCAAACTCACGGCCAATGGCACCCCCCAATAATCGACCAAGGGGGCACCATCCTGGGAATCCTGATCATTGGCCCCACATTCCTGACACTTATATGCACCCTTCTATGCCAATAAGGCCTGGTTTTTATTCTTCGCCGATGCCTTATGAAAGTTACTATAGACCACCAATGGTCTTTAGTTCCTCCAAAGAACATGATATTCCGTTTAATGGTACACCACCTGGCCCCCCTGTTTATAACAGGTATTCTGTGGAAAATTCTTCCAATCCTGGTAAAGAGCACGCTAGAGATGTTTGTGCCGGAAAATCATTCAGCTCAGAACACGTGGAATCTGGTTATCAGAACAATAATCAAGGGCAATGCAAAATCCTTTTGAAGCAACATCACGAGGTTGCTAGGAAGGAGGATAGCAGCGATTGGAAGCAAACCGTCCCAATGATGAGCACTTCAAAAGTTGACAAAAGAGGCCTAGTACAGACATTAGTTAAGGATGAAAGAGGAAATGGCAGAACAAATGAGTCTGGAAGACATCATAAACAGGATACCAGATCATGGTCTGTTGGAAATCAGAAACACGATTCAAACACGTCCAAatcaaatgtttattttaacTCAAGTAACATGAATGCAGTTGATTTTGACTCGGCAACTAACTCTCATAATTCAGCATCAAGTGTTTCATCCACTCCAAAACCTATTTTAGTAGAGAAGATTGAAGGCCTAAATGCAAAAGCCCGGGTCTCTGAAGGGCTACTGAATGTAGGGGTTAATGTAAGAGGCAACAACTATCATGCAAATGATAAAAACCGTGAAGGCAGAGATCATCATTCTATCCATTCAGAGGAAACAGATGTTCCTATGCGACACATGAACCCCAACCCAACAGCTTTTAATAATGGAGGAGCTGATCTTCCAAG GGTACCTGGTCATGGCATGCAAGGCAAacttgatcatcatcatcatggtAAAAGGTTCAATGCTCAAGGTGGCGATGGATGGCAAAAGAAGCCTCACACTGTTGAGGTTGCAACCGTTATTTCAGGGGGAAATATCCATCTCCAGACTCCTGAAGATGCTGTTGAGAAACAATCTAGAACCAACTATAAAGGCAGCAAGGTTGAAGAAGAACATTCATTTTCGGAGTTTGATATCAGCAATGACGAGGTTCAA CGTGCTAAGATGAGAGAGACGGCTAAGGAGCGTGCAAAGCAGTTGCagagggaagaagaagagagaacaAAAGATCTGAAAGCAAAGGCTCTGGCAAAGCTGGAAGAGTTGAATAAACGCGCTCAGCCTGCTTTTGGCTTAGTTCAGAAGGTGGAAACACCTGGATCCGCCAGTGTTGTTGAACAAGAGAGAACAAAAGAGGAGCTGAAAGCAAAGGCTTTGGGAAAAAAGCTGGAAGAAGTGAATAAAAGCGTTCAGCCTGCTTATGGTTTGGTTCAGAAGGTGAAAACACCTGGATCCGCTAGTGTCGCTGAACAAGAGAAAAGGGAGACTAATTTGTCTACCACCTCAACCCTAGATTCTTCCAATGCCAGAGTAGTAGTAGTTGCAGAAGGCAATCCTATGAATGAGCCATGTCATACTGATTCGACGGAGTGCAAAGCTGTTCCTCCACCCAGTGAAGGTAACATAATGCTGTCTAGACATAAAGCCATGGGCCATAACTATAAGCAGAAGGAGAATGGTGGTACCAGAGGTAAGATGATGATATTGACTGAGAAATCAAGTGCTGCTACAACAGTTCCAGGAAATCCAAATGAAGGAGGTGTTGTTGATAAAGAAACAACCCTAAGCTTGAAAAATGTAGCTGATTCTCCTGCTGCTGCAGATAACAACaggaagaaaaataataggAGCAACAAGATGAAGCCAAAGTTGGATGATGATGCAACAACTGTCAAGAATTCTTCTCAGCAGGCATCCGCTGAGTTCCCAGAAACTGTGTCAAAAGATCATTCTGTTAGAAGTGATCTAGTGCAGAAAGATACTGTTACGACTATTGAAGAAGAGGCAGATAGCAGAATAATAAATCACAACATGAAAACAGGACGAGCACGGTCTTTTCCTAAAAATCAGCAAACTAATAGGAAATTCGAGAAATTTCGAGGGGGTAGTGATTGTGTAATTTGGGCACCTGTGCGGGCCCAAAACAATACAGAGGAAAATGGAAAGAAGACGTGTGATGAAATTCCTACTGTTGGAAAAGGAGAAACTGAGGAGGGAGGGGAAAATAacgaaaagaagaagaataagaagaggGCTGAGGTGAAAAGGTATGTACCAAAACCAGTAGTAGTAGCTATGGGGGGCGACACACAACTGACACCACCAGATGAGGTAGTGGTAGCAGTAGAAGAGAAAGAGGAATCTGGCTCTCAGAAAATGGTGTGTCCTGACCACCAGCATCCTCTGTACAAGCAAAAGAAAACGCATGGTTGGCGCCAAAGGGAATCATCGACTAATGGACAATCTTCAAAGGGGGTAGAAACCAAGAGTTGTGATGTTGGGAATGCTGAAGTAGACTACTCAGGGAGCTTCCCTGATGAAGAATCAAAGGGATTCCATGTAGATGAGAGAGGTATGAGGCGATATACTAAAGAAAAGAGTCCCATGCATTTTAATAATGGGGGGAATAATCCTGATAAGAAAATGGCAACGACAGGCCAAAAGGAAAAGGGGGATAATAATGCTTTGAAAGAAAACCGTGGGTCTGGGGATCGAAATGCTGCATCTTCTCATTGGCAACCAAAATCCCAGCAGtcaaattcttcttcttcctccagaGTTGAGCAAGAAGTAGTTGTAGCAGTAAAGAAAGAAAGCAAAATTACTCTTGCTCCTGTTCCTGCTGTTGTTGAGTACTCATCATCATTATCccatgataataataataatgtagagGAGGATACGAGATTATTGTCCAAAAATGGAAACCAAAATAGCCGATATGGTAAGAGCAGCAGCTATCAATAccacaacaacaataataatcgTGAAAGGCAGAGACAGAAGGACAACTACTCACGAATGGAATACAAGCCAGTTGGTGGGCAGAAGCACAACAACAGCCACTTTGAAGAAGAAACTGGGGAAAGCAGTAGCTCGCGTAACAACACCACCAGATATTACAGGGAGAAGAATCAGAGTCACTCCGCAGTGCATTATTGA